From a single Apium graveolens cultivar Ventura chromosome 2, ASM990537v1, whole genome shotgun sequence genomic region:
- the LOC141708171 gene encoding uncharacterized protein LOC141708171: MGCQIHSSNPQILCRIPKKSSRECLYPFSNVFQLRPKVRLTNTITLSSNQQHPVSTITSVPQTQLQEPSAYTIEFKTLESCGLGIASYPDFKYNAQGGKGIGRGTNTEGSKGETMVDFDVKTLYIPPLTTATTKFLGLPLPPFLRIDIVPELFKGTINSESGQVDLEFKAKFLFSIGSIYKASPLVVETVLTSEESKGTMRNGRGERLSTEGRCRLVGVATVEPINDFLLDSFLGLPTECLADLNASISFTAT; this comes from the exons ATGGGGTGCCAAATTCATTCTTCAAATCCCCAAATCCTATGCAGGATTCCCAAAAAAAGTTCAAGAGAGTGCTTATATCCATTTTCAAATGTTTTCCAGCTTCGACCTAAGGTAAGGCTTACTAACACTATAACATTATCCTCTAATCAACAGCATCCTGTCTCGACCATCACCTCGGTCCCTCAGACGCAACTGCAAGAACCCAGTGCTTATACTATTGAATTCAAGACTCTTGAATCTTGCGGTCTTGGTATCGCTAGTTATCCCGATTTTAAATACAATGCACAAGGGGGCAAAGGTATTGGCAGAGGAacaaatactgaaggatccaaaGGTGAAACAATGGTTGATTTTGATGTGAAAACACTCTATATTCCACCTTTGACAACTGCAACAACAAAGTTCTTAGGGTTACCTTTGCCTCCATTTCTGAGGATTGATATTGTCCCAGAATTATTCAAAGGAACCATAAACTCGGAATCTGGGCAG GTGGACCTCGAGTTTAAGGCGAAATTCTTGTTTTCTATAGGCAGCATCTATAAAGCTTCTCCCCTAGTTGTTGAAACAGTGTTGACATCAGAGGAATCAAAGGGAACAATGAGAAATGGAAGAGGAGAGAGGCTAAGTACAGAAGGAAGGTGCAGACTGGTTGGGGTGGCCACAGTTGAGCCAATCAATGACTTTCTCTTGGATTCTTTCCTGGGACTCCCTACTGAATGTCTTGCCGACTTGAATGCTTCCATCTCCTTTACAGCCACTTAA
- the LOC141697583 gene encoding uncharacterized protein LOC141697583, which yields MGEYPFMLNYGYKAMVPVEVGSGSLRRDRYMEEDAEVNQMLHLDLLEETRENSQLRLATYQQRAARYYNKKVKGQLVKVGDLVLRKVMPNTKNPQHGVFGANWEGPYKIKQSYGRGLITLKTWKGS from the coding sequence ATGGGAGAATATCCGTTTATGCTCAATTATGGGTACAAAGCTATGGTTCCTGTGGAGGTTGGCTCAGGATCGCTTCGTAGAGATCGTTACATGGAGGAAGATGCAGAAGTTAACCAAATGCTTCACTTAGACCTTTTGGAAGAAACAAGGGAAAACTCCCAGCTAAGGCTTGCGACATACCAACAACGTGCTGCAAGGTACTACAACAAGAAGGTCAAGGGACAGCTGGTGAAGGTAGGGGATTTGGTGCTCAGAAAGGTGATGCCAAACACAAAGAATCCCCAGCACGGAGtatttggagctaattgggaaggaccatacaagataaAACAATCTTATGGaaggggacttatcaccttgaagacTTGGAAGGGAAGTTGA